The following proteins come from a genomic window of Chionomys nivalis chromosome 9, mChiNiv1.1, whole genome shotgun sequence:
- the Eef1a2 gene encoding elongation factor 1-alpha 2 has translation MGKEKTHINIVVIGHVDSGKSTTTGHLIYKCGGIDKRTIEKFEKEAAEMGKGSFKYAWVLDKLKAERERGITIDISLWKFETTKYYITIIDAPGHRDFIKNMITGTSQADCAVLIVAAGVGEFEAGISKNGQTREHALLAYTLGVKQLIVGVNKMDSTEPAYSEKRYDEIVKEVSAYIKKIGYNPATVPFVPISGWHGDNMLEPSPNMPWFKGWKVERKEGNASGVSLLEALDTILPPTRPTDKPLRLPLQDVYKIGGIGTVPVGRVETGILRPGMVVTFAPVNITTEVKSVEMHHEALSEALPGDNVGFNVKNVSVKDIRRGNVCGDSKSDPPQEAAQFTSQVIILNHPGQISAGYSPVIDCHTAHIACKFAELKEKIDRRSGKKLEDNPKSLKSGDAAIVEMVPGKPMCVESFSQYPPLGRFAVRDMRQTVAVGVIKNVEKKSGGAGKVTKSAQKAQKAGK, from the exons ATGGGCAAGGAGAAGACACACATCAACATTGTGGTCATTGGCCACGTGGATTCAGGCAAGTCCACCACGACGGGCCATCTCATCTACAAATGCGGGGGCATCGACAAGAGGACCATTGAGAAGTTTGAGAAGGAGGCAGCAGAG ATGGGGAAGGGGTCCTTTAAATACGCCTGGGTGCTAGACAAGCTGAAGGCAGAGCGGGAGCGCGGCATCACCATCGACATCTCCCTTTGGAAGTTTGAGACCACCAAGTACTACATAACCATCATCGATGCTCCAGGCCACCGGGACTTCATCAAGAACATGATCACTGGCACTTCCCAG GCGGACTGTGCGGTGCTGATCGTGGCGGCAGGCGTGGGCGAGTTCGAAGCCGGCATCTCCAAGAACGGGCAAACCAGGGAACACGCGCTCCTGGCCTACACTTTGGGTGTAAAGCAGCTCATTGTGGGTGTCAACAAGATGGACTCCACGGAACCAGCCTACAGCGAGAAGCGCTACGATGAGATTGTCAAGGAGGTCAGCGCCTACATCAAGAAGATCGGCTACAACCCAGCCACGGTGCCCTTCGTGCCCATCTCAGGCTGGCATGGTGACAACATGCTGGAGCCTTCACCCAAC ATGCCATGGTTCAAGGGCTGGAAGGTAGAGCGCAAGGAAGGAAACGCAAGTGGTGTGTCCCTGCTGGAAGCTCTGGACACAATCCTGCCCCCAACTCGCCCCACTGACAAGCCCCTTCGCCTGCCACTGCAGGATGTGTACAAGATTGGTG GCATTGGGACTGTGCCTGTGGGCCGAGTGGAGACTGGTATTCTTcggcctggcatggtggtgacCTTTGCACCCGTAAACATCACCACGGAGGTGAAGTCTGTGGAAATGCACCACGAGGCACTCAGCGAGGCCCTGCCGGGTGACAATGTTGGCTTCAACGTGAAAAATGTGTCTGTCAAGGACATCCGCCGGGGCAATGTCTGCGGGGACAGCAAGTCTGATCCGCCTCAGGAGGCTGCCCAGTTCACCTCCCAG GTCATCATCCTGAACCACCCTGGGCAAATCAGCGCTGGCTACTCACCAGTTATCGACTGCCACACAGCCCACATCGCCTGCAAATTTGCCGAGCTGAAGGAGAAAATTGACCGGCGTTCTGGCAAGAAGCTGGAGGACAATCCCAAGTCCCTGAAGTCTGGTGATGCGGCCATTGTTGAGATGGTCCCCGGAAAACCCATGTGTGTGGAGAGCTTCTCACAGTACCCACCCCTCG GCCGCTTCGCCGTGCGTGACATGCGGCAGACTGTGGCCGTGGGCGTCATCAAGAACGTGGAGAAGAAGAGCGGCGGCGCCGGCAAGGTCACCAAGTCCGCACAGAAGGCGCAGAAAGCGGGCAAGTGA